The Chitinophagales bacterium genome has a window encoding:
- a CDS encoding DUF4397 domain-containing protein, with product MNVKTLLVFSLLWLSLSSKAQVTRVQFINNCPELALPTIDIYVNGSLSVNDLFFRSSQAYVDLPAGTALDIGVAESTSLTVADTFYNMNITLNQTNVYVMVIDGVKSTTGYSPYKKLSMHVYNMGQEGATAGKTDLLFLNGCTDAPQMDIRTGLDILANDLGYGDFSNGYTSLSATGYYNFRITNTVGNKTTHNYEADFPTLSTSGLGVVVIGSGFMNPAANSNGEPFGLWLSLPTGGPLVELPFTTTAEKLARIQVIHNSADTGVGKLDFYVNNQKAIDTLDFRHATAYMDAYAGLAMNVGIAKAGSGNQFFNTNITLDSGKTYAAVLNGIESDTNYLPKPALTIDLNNNAREEATVATSTDVLYMHGSTDAPAIDIRKADNSSLFADLNYGDFSASYGTIAQGGVPVIKIDTGSGNVLMEKYEIKITDWNLTGKSVTILFSGFATPDSNSGGPALSMWAALPEGGAMKELPVYTTVDNAAAKAKHIKLFPNPAHNVISFETTTATNNILVTDVTGKVVIRLDNYSKTGIDISGLASGTYLLLMQDEEGTINYSEFIKQ from the coding sequence ATGAACGTAAAAACTCTACTTGTATTCTCTCTTTTATGGCTGTCCCTTTCATCAAAAGCACAGGTTACTCGTGTGCAGTTCATCAACAATTGTCCGGAGCTGGCCTTACCAACGATTGATATTTATGTAAACGGATCATTGTCGGTAAACGATTTGTTTTTCAGAAGCTCACAGGCATATGTTGACCTGCCTGCAGGAACAGCTCTTGACATAGGAGTTGCGGAAAGTACTTCACTTACCGTGGCCGATACTTTTTACAACATGAATATAACGCTGAACCAGACCAATGTTTATGTGATGGTGATAGACGGGGTAAAAAGCACTACAGGTTACAGCCCATACAAAAAACTGTCCATGCACGTATACAATATGGGACAGGAAGGAGCAACTGCCGGAAAAACCGACCTGCTGTTCCTGAACGGATGTACTGATGCACCCCAAATGGATATCAGAACAGGGCTGGACATTCTGGCCAACGATCTGGGATATGGCGATTTCAGCAACGGTTACACTTCATTGTCTGCTACTGGCTACTACAACTTCCGCATCACCAATACCGTTGGCAACAAAACCACACATAATTACGAAGCTGACTTCCCTACCTTATCTACTTCGGGACTGGGTGTAGTAGTGATTGGTTCAGGTTTTATGAATCCTGCAGCCAACAGCAATGGTGAACCGTTCGGTCTCTGGTTGTCACTGCCTACAGGTGGGCCGCTGGTAGAGTTACCATTTACCACAACAGCCGAAAAACTGGCCAGGATACAGGTAATACACAACAGCGCGGATACCGGGGTTGGGAAACTTGACTTTTATGTCAATAACCAAAAAGCAATAGATACGTTAGATTTCAGGCATGCCACAGCCTATATGGACGCATATGCCGGCCTGGCCATGAACGTAGGTATCGCCAAGGCAGGTTCGGGTAATCAATTCTTCAATACCAATATCACGCTCGACTCGGGCAAAACATATGCTGCAGTGCTGAATGGTATCGAAAGCGATACCAACTACCTGCCAAAGCCGGCACTGACCATTGACCTGAACAACAATGCGCGCGAAGAAGCTACGGTAGCAACGAGCACCGATGTATTGTATATGCACGGCAGCACAGATGCCCCTGCTATCGACATCAGGAAAGCGGACAACTCATCGTTATTTGCTGACCTTAATTATGGTGATTTCAGTGCGTCTTACGGCACTATTGCACAAGGCGGTGTTCCTGTCATCAAGATAGATACGGGCAGCGGAAATGTACTAATGGAGAAATACGAGATCAAGATCACAGACTGGAACCTTACAGGCAAGTCTGTAACGATTCTCTTCTCAGGCTTCGCAACACCTGACAGTAACAGCGGAGGTCCCGCTCTCAGCATGTGGGCAGCACTGCCGGAAGGTGGAGCCATGAAAGAACTTCCTGTGTACACAACAGTTGACAATGCAGCTGCTAAAGCAAAACATATCAAACTTTTCCCTAACCCGGCGCACAACGTCATCAGCTTCGAAACTACTACTGCAACGAACAACATACTGGTAACAGATGTTACAGGCAAAGTAGTGATCAGGTTGGACAATTACAGCAAAACAGGTATAGACATCAGCGGCCTGGCTTCGGGGACTTACCTGCTGTTGATGCAGGATGAAGAAGGAACAATAAATTATAGTGAATTTATAAAACAGTAA
- the rny gene encoding ribonuclease Y, whose product MDSTTAIIVAVVSVVAILIGILLGKQLFAKNTQKQIEEAEAQVKKIKEEAKEHAETLKEKKILEAKEHFLQKKSEHEQEVNRRNQKIVEQESKLKQLQQSLNDKNAGMQKQINEYNQLKQNLDKQLEVVNIKRSELERHQEEHIKRLEKVASLSAEEAKAELMEAVKEEARTKAMSHVKEIMEEAKLNATKEAKKIVIQTIQRTAAEQTIENAITVFNLETDEVKGQIIGREGRNIRAIEAATGVDLIIDDTPEAIILSCFDPFRREIARLSLQRLVQDGRIHPARIEEVVEKTRRQMEEQVMEIGERTIIELGVHGLHKDLVRLIGKMRFRSSYGQNLLMHSKETANLCATMAAELGLGQKVVKLAKRAGLLHDIGKVPDEESELSHALLGAKVAERCGEHAAIVNAIGAHHDEMEMTYIISPIVQACDAISGARPGARREIMQSYLQRIKDLEALATAYTGVEKAYAIQAGRELRVIVEAEKVSDAESDKLSFEIADKIQKEMQYPGQIKVTVIRELRSVNIAR is encoded by the coding sequence ATGGATTCAACAACAGCGATCATAGTTGCCGTCGTCTCGGTGGTAGCGATCCTTATAGGTATATTATTAGGTAAACAACTCTTTGCAAAGAATACCCAAAAACAGATAGAAGAAGCTGAGGCGCAAGTAAAAAAGATAAAAGAAGAAGCGAAAGAACACGCAGAAACACTTAAGGAAAAGAAAATATTAGAAGCCAAAGAGCATTTCCTGCAAAAGAAAAGCGAACACGAGCAGGAAGTTAACCGCCGTAACCAGAAAATAGTAGAGCAGGAGAGCAAATTGAAGCAACTGCAGCAGAGCCTGAATGATAAGAACGCAGGCATGCAGAAGCAGATCAACGAGTATAACCAGCTGAAACAAAACCTGGATAAGCAACTGGAAGTTGTGAACATCAAGCGCTCGGAACTGGAGCGCCACCAGGAAGAGCACATCAAGCGCCTGGAAAAGGTAGCCAGCCTGTCTGCCGAAGAGGCTAAGGCAGAACTGATGGAAGCGGTGAAGGAAGAAGCCCGTACCAAAGCCATGTCGCACGTGAAGGAGATAATGGAAGAGGCCAAGCTGAATGCTACCAAAGAGGCCAAGAAGATCGTTATACAGACCATACAGCGTACTGCGGCAGAGCAGACCATTGAGAATGCTATTACGGTATTCAACCTGGAAACGGATGAGGTGAAAGGCCAGATAATAGGCCGCGAAGGGCGTAACATCCGCGCTATTGAGGCGGCTACGGGTGTTGACCTGATCATTGATGATACTCCTGAAGCTATCATATTAAGTTGTTTTGACCCGTTCCGCAGGGAGATAGCCCGCCTGTCGCTGCAAAGGCTGGTACAGGACGGCCGTATACACCCGGCACGTATCGAGGAGGTTGTGGAAAAAACACGCCGCCAGATGGAAGAGCAGGTGATGGAGATAGGTGAGCGCACGATCATAGAACTGGGCGTTCACGGCCTGCACAAAGACCTGGTGCGCCTGATAGGTAAAATGCGTTTCCGTTCGTCTTACGGGCAGAACCTGTTGATGCACTCTAAAGAAACAGCTAATCTTTGCGCTACTATGGCAGCAGAGCTGGGACTGGGACAGAAAGTGGTGAAACTGGCCAAGCGCGCCGGATTGCTGCACGATATTGGTAAGGTGCCTGACGAAGAGTCTGAACTGAGCCACGCACTGCTTGGGGCTAAAGTAGCTGAGCGTTGCGGTGAGCATGCGGCTATTGTTAACGCAATAGGTGCCCACCACGACGAGATGGAGATGACCTACATTATTTCGCCAATCGTACAGGCTTGTGACGCTATAAGCGGTGCACGCCCGGGTGCACGCCGCGAGATCATGCAGAGCTACCTGCAGCGTATCAAAGACCTGGAAGCACTGGCTACGGCCTACACGGGTGTTGAAAAAGCGTACGCTATACAAGCGGGCCGCGAGCTGCGCGTGATAGTAGAGGCCGAAAAGGTAAGTGATGCTGAAAGCGATAAACTGTCGTTTGAGATAGCTGATAAGATACAGAAGGAAATGCAGTACCCCGGCCAGATCAAGGTGACCGTAATACGCGAGCTGAGGTCGGTGAATATAGCTAGGTAA
- a CDS encoding MFS transporter, translating to MRIALILALNMQMTIVSYMVYQLTKDPLSLGMIGICEVVPAIGFSFFTGHFSDQHEKRNLMMWCIAGFMATSLIYLGLSLQSFQDIAGVKATVWFMYAVVFANGAIRAFASPANFSLMGLLVPRKHYANASTWSSTAWQTGAVLGPLLGGAIMAIADYTISYALVFVIQLLSLLAILTIPRKPLTHKPNTPMLQSLKEGLTFVFRTQVILAALALDMFAVLFGGAVALLPVYATDILQVGEVGFGWLRAAPGIGSIISLLILSVIPLNKNAGKKLLLALIGFGVSIIIFGISTNFFLSFSMLLLSGMLDAVSVVIRWTILQLYTPDAMRGRVAAVNTMFISSSNELGAAESGFTARLMGTVTAVVFGGCMTIGVVIFTWLKAPKLRQLQLNDAPDH from the coding sequence ATGCGCATCGCGCTCATACTGGCCCTGAATATGCAGATGACCATTGTGAGTTATATGGTATACCAGCTCACAAAAGATCCGTTATCGCTGGGTATGATCGGCATATGCGAAGTAGTACCCGCCATAGGTTTTTCTTTCTTCACCGGCCACTTTTCCGACCAGCACGAAAAACGAAACCTGATGATGTGGTGCATCGCAGGTTTTATGGCCACTTCGTTGATATACCTCGGGCTGTCATTACAGTCGTTTCAGGATATTGCAGGCGTTAAGGCTACTGTTTGGTTCATGTATGCAGTAGTATTTGCCAACGGGGCTATCAGGGCCTTTGCCAGCCCGGCCAACTTCTCGCTTATGGGGCTGCTGGTGCCTCGCAAACACTACGCCAATGCCAGTACATGGAGCAGCACCGCCTGGCAAACAGGTGCAGTGTTAGGCCCCCTGCTGGGTGGGGCCATCATGGCCATTGCCGATTATACCATCAGCTATGCACTGGTGTTCGTGATACAGTTACTATCTCTGCTGGCTATACTCACCATACCCCGCAAACCGCTCACCCATAAGCCCAACACACCTATGCTGCAGAGCCTCAAAGAAGGACTCACGTTTGTATTCCGCACACAGGTGATACTGGCAGCACTGGCACTGGATATGTTTGCCGTACTCTTTGGTGGTGCTGTTGCATTATTACCCGTTTATGCTACTGATATACTCCAGGTAGGCGAAGTAGGCTTTGGCTGGCTGCGTGCAGCACCGGGCATTGGTTCTATCATATCATTGCTCATTCTCAGTGTGATACCGCTCAATAAGAATGCCGGAAAGAAATTGCTCCTTGCATTGATCGGCTTCGGAGTCTCTATTATCATATTCGGTATCTCTACCAATTTCTTCCTGTCGTTTAGTATGTTGCTGCTTAGCGGTATGCTCGATGCGGTAAGCGTGGTCATCCGGTGGACGATACTACAACTCTACACCCCCGATGCCATGCGCGGGCGTGTAGCGGCAGTAAATACCATGTTCATCTCCAGCAGCAACGAGTTGGGTGCCGCTGAAAGCGGCTTTACTGCAAGGCTTATGGGTACCGTCACTGCTGTAGTATTCGGCGGTTGTATGACCATTGGTGTAGTTATCTTCACATGGCTCAAAGCGCCCAAGCTTCGGCAACTGCAACTGAATGATGCCCCCGATCACTAA
- a CDS encoding response regulator transcription factor — MNRIFFVEDDTNLGMLLKENMEHKGFETVWCKDGEEGMKKFRPGYFSLCILDVMLPMKDGFELSKEIRKVDPDVPFIFLTSRGMQNDRIKGFEYGCEDYITKPFSTQELYMRINVILRRLHQPATAANTNVFVVGKYTFDHTAMTLEINGEVEKLSSKECELLYMLVTNINVLVNRDVILRKVWGNDDYFSAKSMDVYISKIRKRLKEDPAIEILNAYGIGFKMIVSSM; from the coding sequence ATGAACAGGATATTTTTTGTAGAAGACGATACCAACCTGGGTATGCTGCTGAAGGAGAATATGGAGCATAAAGGTTTTGAGACCGTGTGGTGTAAGGACGGAGAAGAGGGGATGAAGAAGTTCAGACCCGGGTACTTCAGTCTATGCATACTGGATGTGATGTTGCCGATGAAAGATGGCTTTGAGCTATCTAAAGAGATAAGAAAAGTAGACCCTGATGTGCCTTTTATCTTTCTTACATCGAGAGGAATGCAGAACGACAGGATAAAAGGCTTTGAATACGGTTGTGAAGACTATATCACCAAGCCGTTCAGTACGCAGGAGTTGTATATGCGCATTAATGTGATCTTGCGCAGGTTGCATCAGCCTGCTACTGCAGCCAATACAAATGTTTTTGTTGTGGGAAAATATACTTTCGATCATACTGCGATGACCCTGGAGATCAATGGAGAGGTGGAAAAGCTCAGCTCAAAAGAATGTGAATTGCTGTATATGCTGGTGACGAATATCAATGTGCTGGTGAATCGGGATGTAATATTGAGAAAAGTGTGGGGTAATGATGATTATTTTTCGGCTAAGAGTATGGATGTGTACATCAGCAAGATAAGGAAGAGGCTGAAAGAAGACCCTGCTATAGAAATATTGAATGCTTATGGCATAGGATTTAAAATGATAGTAAGCAGTATGTAA
- a CDS encoding HAMP domain-containing histidine kinase — translation MSLRKGQYNYLYVLIAFVLVGLIGIQLYWINKTIAVEKNAIKRSLNSDFEKLARQAEEYASCYILRAKTYINKGEGIYLVKQKVDSNGNYIGPEQGGFIDTVNLFNFHIVNGDTILENYPSLELRRFASSLDATFNFAIEGVRDPASYAFDKLTSENLKQAFDNTIDIENAIGRNYLDAQIKEVLRRNELDTNYSAGVKKQGAGAFLILTDSLRQPYSYRDVLEVPLFANEVTEPYLLVIGLPQPFAKVIRSLSVMLISSVVIILILILSYAYFVRTIINQRKLSEMKNAFINNMTHEFRTPITNIGLAIENWRDTGKNPDFYYNIIEEENRHMEKNVNQILELATMKHKDNGVAYEPVDMHELTRKAIESFNMQVKSVNGQLVFEPGAHTHHIYGNEREMYNMVLNLVDNAVKYRSANPEIHVSTYDEGTWLVIEVRDNGIGMTAETQEHIFERFYRSDTGDRHDVKGFGLGLSYVKYIVDCHGGTILVKSKPGYGSTFTIRLPKNNKT, via the coding sequence ATGTCGTTGCGGAAAGGGCAATATAATTACCTCTATGTACTGATAGCATTTGTACTGGTAGGGCTGATAGGCATTCAGTTATACTGGATCAATAAGACCATCGCAGTAGAGAAGAATGCTATAAAGCGCAGCCTGAACAGTGATTTTGAGAAACTGGCGCGCCAGGCAGAGGAATACGCATCCTGCTACATACTGCGTGCAAAAACTTATATCAACAAAGGGGAGGGGATATACCTTGTCAAGCAGAAGGTAGATAGCAACGGCAATTACATAGGGCCGGAGCAAGGAGGGTTTATAGATACGGTGAACCTGTTCAACTTTCACATAGTGAATGGAGATACGATCCTTGAGAATTACCCGTCGCTGGAGCTGCGCAGGTTTGCGAGTTCGCTGGACGCGACCTTCAATTTTGCTATTGAAGGCGTCAGGGATCCTGCTTCTTATGCTTTTGATAAGCTGACCAGCGAGAACCTGAAACAAGCTTTTGATAATACTATTGATATTGAAAATGCCATAGGACGGAACTACCTGGACGCACAGATAAAAGAGGTGTTGCGCAGAAATGAGCTGGATACCAATTACAGTGCCGGGGTAAAAAAGCAGGGTGCCGGAGCCTTTCTTATTCTTACAGACAGTTTGAGGCAGCCTTATAGCTATAGAGACGTGCTGGAAGTGCCATTGTTTGCCAATGAGGTAACCGAGCCCTACTTGCTGGTCATAGGCCTGCCCCAACCTTTTGCCAAGGTTATCAGGTCATTATCTGTAATGCTGATATCGTCGGTAGTGATCATCCTGATACTGATATTATCCTATGCCTATTTTGTACGCACCATCATCAACCAGCGCAAACTGTCTGAGATGAAGAACGCCTTTATAAATAATATGACCCATGAATTCAGGACACCTATCACCAACATAGGGCTGGCTATTGAGAACTGGCGGGATACGGGTAAGAATCCTGATTTCTATTACAACATCATCGAGGAAGAGAACCGGCATATGGAGAAAAACGTGAACCAGATACTTGAGCTGGCAACGATGAAGCATAAGGATAACGGGGTGGCATATGAACCGGTGGATATGCACGAACTGACCAGGAAGGCGATAGAGAGTTTTAACATGCAGGTAAAGAGTGTGAATGGCCAACTGGTATTTGAGCCGGGTGCGCATACACACCATATATACGGCAACGAAAGAGAGATGTATAATATGGTACTGAACCTGGTGGATAATGCAGTAAAGTACAGGTCGGCCAATCCTGAGATACATGTAAGTACCTATGATGAAGGAACATGGCTGGTGATAGAAGTGCGTGACAATGGCATTGGTATGACAGCCGAGACACAGGAACATATATTTGAGCGTTTCTACCGAAGCGATACCGGCGACCGACATGATGTAAAAGGCTTTGGGCTCGGGCTGAGTTATGTGAAATATATTGTTGACTGTCATGGCGGTACAATACTGGTGAAAAGCAAACCGGGCTATGGCAGCACGTTTACCATTCGATTACCCAAAAACAACAAAACATGA
- a CDS encoding translation initiation factor IF-3, which yields MQKRTKKPYLRQRPQKEHRTNEEITVREVRVVGDNVESDVYPIEKALQLARELEVDLVEISPTAKPPVCRLIDYKKFLYEKKKKDKEQKAKSKQSEVKEIRFTPNTDDHDFDFKAKHAYKFLQEGNKVKCYVQFKGRAIMFKDRGELLLLKFAERLAEVGSLESMPKMEGRRMIAIFTPKKK from the coding sequence ATGCAGAAAAGGACAAAAAAACCATACCTCAGACAGAGACCACAAAAAGAACATCGTACAAACGAAGAGATTACAGTCCGTGAAGTAAGGGTTGTCGGTGACAATGTTGAATCAGATGTTTACCCGATAGAAAAAGCATTGCAACTGGCACGCGAGTTGGAGGTGGATCTTGTTGAAATATCACCAACAGCTAAGCCTCCGGTATGTCGTCTTATCGACTATAAAAAATTCCTCTACGAGAAAAAGAAAAAGGATAAGGAGCAAAAGGCAAAGTCAAAACAGTCAGAAGTAAAGGAAATTCGTTTTACACCCAATACTGATGATCATGATTTTGACTTTAAAGCCAAACATGCTTACAAGTTCCTGCAGGAGGGTAATAAGGTGAAATGTTATGTTCAGTTCAAGGGTCGCGCCATCATGTTCAAAGACAGGGGTGAGCTACTGTTATTGAAGTTTGCTGAGCGCCTGGCAGAAGTGGGGTCTTTAGAAAGCATGCCCAAAATGGAAGGCCGTAGGATGATCGCCATTTTTACACCTAAAAAGAAATAG
- a CDS encoding C40 family peptidase — MVLSYAFCNSSLVPVRSEPTHRAEMVTQLLFGDRVEILEINDNDWARIHCNWDDYIGWAKLGQLSIIDKKDYRKEARYIADKHHNKLVFEHDEQWVPMGSDLFGIKMLHKPGKYKGKKLAIKELEATPNHLANAAMQYMNAPYLWGGRSIAGIDCSGLTQMAFKMCGMAIRRDASQQAEDGELVDFLQNARKGDLAFFDNEEGKITHVGLLLDNTSIIHATDTSGKVVVDKIDPEGIVSKILRKRTHKLRMIKRYC, encoded by the coding sequence ATGGTTTTATCGTATGCTTTCTGCAATAGTTCATTGGTGCCGGTGAGGAGCGAACCCACCCACAGGGCAGAAATGGTAACCCAGCTACTTTTCGGCGACCGTGTAGAAATACTGGAGATCAATGATAACGACTGGGCAAGGATACACTGCAACTGGGACGACTATATAGGCTGGGCCAAACTGGGACAGCTATCTATTATTGATAAGAAAGACTACCGTAAAGAAGCACGGTATATTGCCGATAAACATCATAACAAACTGGTATTTGAGCACGACGAACAATGGGTGCCCATGGGCAGCGACCTGTTTGGCATAAAAATGCTACACAAACCCGGGAAATATAAGGGTAAGAAACTGGCGATCAAGGAACTGGAAGCAACCCCTAACCACCTGGCCAATGCCGCAATGCAATATATGAACGCCCCCTATTTATGGGGAGGCAGGAGTATTGCCGGCATAGACTGTTCCGGTTTGACGCAAATGGCGTTTAAAATGTGCGGTATGGCTATCCGCCGAGACGCCTCGCAGCAGGCCGAAGACGGAGAACTGGTTGATTTTCTGCAAAATGCCCGCAAAGGTGACCTTGCCTTTTTTGACAATGAAGAAGGAAAAATAACCCACGTCGGGCTCTTGCTGGATAATACCAGCATCATTCACGCCACAGATACCAGCGGAAAAGTAGTAGTAGACAAAATTGATCCGGAAGGGATTGTCAGTAAAATACTCAGAAAAAGGACCCACAAGCTCAGAATGATAAAACGCTATTGTTAA
- the rpsA gene encoding 30S ribosomal protein S1: MRYLCRPKNFLKVEENQIVNQTEGLTEQQAGAHDDFDWSVDKRNVSAYSQSEQDEMEKMYDSTFKDITESELLVGQIVGKTKTDVIINIGFKSDGLVSLNEFRDLDEVKIGDEVEVMVVEKEDRNGHLHLSRRQARQSRAWLKIVDFYKTGEVVTGTITSKTKGGLIVDVYGLETFLPGSQIDVKPVTDYDQYVGKTMDFKVVKINEAIRNAVVSHKALIESDIEQQRSEIIGKLEKGQVLEGTVKNVTDFGAFIDLGGVDGLLYITDISWGRISHPSEVLHNGQSLNVVVLDFDDEKKRISLGLKQLTPHPWESLSDDVKEGAKVKGKVVNIEDYGAFLEIMPGVEGLVHVSEITWSSQPINAKEFFNMNDEYEAVVVTLDKDERKMSLSIKQLTEDPWDTIENKFPIDSRHKGIVKNITPYGVFVELETGIGGMIHISDLSWIKRYNHPNEFTKVGDEIDVVILSIDKETRKLALGHKQLEEDPWNTFETVFPIGSTHEGQVTKRDEKGAIVQLQYGLEAFAPARHLRKEDGSNVEVDETLPFVIIEFDRNDKRIMVSHSRIWEKAKADEKDAARKEAAAETEQTKKAMKNVQSKVEKATLGDLDALAELKEKMKKAEDDK, from the coding sequence ATTCGGTACCTTTGCCGTCCAAAAAATTTTTTAAAAGTGGAAGAAAATCAAATTGTTAACCAAACTGAGGGCTTGACAGAACAACAAGCCGGCGCTCATGACGATTTCGACTGGAGCGTGGACAAAAGAAACGTATCTGCCTACTCACAAAGTGAGCAAGACGAAATGGAAAAGATGTACGACAGTACATTTAAAGACATTACAGAGTCTGAACTGCTGGTAGGCCAGATAGTGGGTAAAACCAAAACAGACGTGATCATCAACATCGGTTTCAAAAGCGATGGCCTGGTATCACTGAACGAATTCCGTGACCTTGACGAAGTAAAGATCGGCGATGAAGTGGAAGTAATGGTGGTAGAGAAGGAAGACCGCAACGGTCACCTGCACCTGAGCCGCCGCCAGGCACGCCAGAGCCGTGCATGGTTGAAGATCGTGGATTTCTACAAAACAGGCGAAGTGGTTACCGGTACCATTACCAGCAAAACCAAAGGCGGCCTGATAGTAGATGTTTACGGACTGGAAACATTCCTGCCGGGTTCACAAATTGACGTGAAACCAGTTACCGACTACGACCAGTATGTTGGTAAGACCATGGATTTCAAAGTAGTAAAGATCAACGAAGCTATACGCAACGCCGTTGTATCTCACAAAGCGCTTATCGAGAGCGATATCGAGCAGCAGCGTAGCGAGATCATCGGTAAACTGGAGAAAGGACAGGTACTGGAAGGTACTGTTAAGAATGTTACTGACTTCGGTGCATTCATCGACCTGGGCGGTGTAGATGGCCTGTTGTACATCACAGATATCAGCTGGGGCCGCATCAGCCACCCGAGCGAGGTGTTGCATAACGGTCAGTCTCTGAACGTGGTAGTTCTTGACTTTGACGATGAGAAAAAACGTATCAGCCTTGGCCTGAAGCAACTTACTCCTCATCCTTGGGAGAGCCTGAGCGATGATGTGAAAGAAGGTGCTAAAGTAAAAGGTAAGGTAGTAAACATAGAAGATTACGGTGCATTCCTGGAGATCATGCCTGGTGTAGAAGGCCTGGTACACGTATCAGAGATCACATGGTCATCTCAGCCTATCAATGCCAAGGAGTTCTTTAACATGAACGACGAGTATGAGGCAGTAGTTGTAACACTGGATAAAGACGAGCGCAAAATGAGCCTGTCTATCAAACAACTGACTGAAGATCCATGGGATACTATCGAGAACAAATTCCCGATAGACAGCCGCCACAAAGGTATCGTGAAGAACATCACTCCTTATGGTGTATTCGTTGAGCTGGAAACAGGTATCGGCGGTATGATCCACATCAGCGACCTGAGCTGGATCAAGCGCTACAATCACCCTAACGAGTTCACTAAAGTAGGTGACGAGATAGACGTGGTTATCCTGAGCATAGATAAAGAAACACGCAAACTGGCACTGGGTCATAAACAACTGGAAGAAGATCCGTGGAATACCTTCGAAACAGTGTTCCCTATCGGTAGCACACACGAAGGACAAGTGACCAAGCGTGATGAGAAAGGTGCAATCGTACAGTTGCAGTATGGCCTGGAAGCATTTGCTCCTGCACGCCACCTGCGCAAAGAAGATGGCAGCAACGTAGAAGTGGACGAAACACTTCCGTTCGTTATCATCGAGTTCGATCGCAACGACAAGCGTATTATGGTATCTCACAGCCGCATTTGGGAAAAAGCAAAAGCTGACGAGAAAGATGCCGCACGCAAAGAAGCAGCAGCTGAAACAGAGCAGACCAAGAAGGCAATGAAGAACGTTCAGAGCAAGGTAGAAAAAGCTACCCTGGGCGACCTGGATGCACTGGCTGAGCTGAAAGAAAAAATGAAGAAAGCTGAAGACGATAAATAA